The window ACCGTTTTCAGTATAAAACAAACTCAAGGGTGAGGTAGCAATTATCAACCATTAACCAAATCCCTGAACAACTGAATATGCCAGCTGTTTTTAAACGGCACTTCCCATTTGGTTTCCAGTTCGGTAAGGTTTTGTACCATATTGTTGTATACAATGGTTTCGGTATTTATTTTGCCCTGTTTCAGCATGTTCTCAAAAGCATGGCGAGGGAGGGATAAAATTTCTTCACCATCGCGGTAGGCCAGGTTAAACCTATCAAACAGGTTGATGTTGAAATGCTGCCCGATGTTCTGCATGAAGTGTACCGATTTATCAATAGAGCAGCCGCTGGCGCCTGCCTGGCTTTCGTCAACAATCAGTATCAAAAAACGGTTGTAACGCACTTCGCCTTTAGCCTTTAACTGGTTATTGTGGGCCGTCCATCCGGTGGTGAATTTATCCAGTTCCTGCTGGATTTGTTGCACCACTTCGTCGGTTAATTTTTTGTCGGCCTGGTAGATCCAAACTCTTGAGTGTTGAGAAAATTCCATTTGCAAAAATATCAATTTATTAACTTAGGGTAACATTTTGTTGTCATGAAAACATCAATCTCGTCGTTAATAAAAAAAGCAGCGGCAATTATAGCGTTTTTGGCCTCCAGTTGCTTTATTTACGGTTTTAATCGGGGTATGGGCGACCAGGAATGGCTTGCCTGGAGCAATAAATGCCTTACAGAGTCATTTAATCCACCGCCGGATATTACGCTGAAAAAGTGGGAATTAATACTTACAAACGATTGTTTTTTGCGTTTAAGGAAAACTTATCAACACGACAGACAAGAGTATTTTTCGTTTAATTTACACCGCCTCAACAACGTG is drawn from Mucilaginibacter ginsenosidivorax and contains these coding sequences:
- a CDS encoding ABC transporter ATPase — its product is MEFSQHSRVWIYQADKKLTDEVVQQIQQELDKFTTGWTAHNNQLKAKGEVRYNRFLILIVDESQAGASGCSIDKSVHFMQNIGQHFNINLFDRFNLAYRDGEEILSLPRHAFENMLKQGKINTETIVYNNMVQNLTELETKWEVPFKNSWHIQLFRDLVNG